The following proteins are co-located in the Ketogulonicigenium robustum genome:
- a CDS encoding YaiI/YqxD family protein, with protein MIYVDADACPVRDEVERVASRHAHPVVLVTNGGLRLPTNPLVTLHIVPAGPDVADQWIADRAGAGDVVVTNDIPLAAKAVAAGAAVLRPNGEALTPANIGPTLAARDLMADLRAADPFRQGGGKLFSKADRSRFLDGLERALRQIKG; from the coding sequence ATGATTTATGTGGATGCCGATGCGTGCCCCGTGCGGGACGAGGTTGAGCGTGTAGCCTCGCGGCACGCCCATCCCGTGGTGCTGGTGACGAACGGCGGGTTGCGCTTGCCCACCAACCCGCTGGTGACCCTGCATATCGTCCCCGCCGGCCCCGATGTCGCCGACCAATGGATAGCCGATCGCGCGGGCGCGGGGGATGTTGTCGTCACCAACGATATACCGCTGGCGGCCAAGGCCGTCGCCGCAGGTGCCGCCGTGCTGCGCCCCAATGGCGAGGCCTTGACCCCCGCCAATATCGGCCCGACATTGGCCGCGCGCGATTTGATGGCCGATCTGCGCGCCGCCGACCCCTTTCGCCAAGGCGGGGGCAAGCTGTTTTCCAAGGCCGACCGCAGCCGCTTTCTGGACGGGTTGGAGCGGGCGCTGCGTCAGATAAAGGGTTAA
- the zapE gene encoding cell division protein ZapE, with amino-acid sequence MSLSQIYAQRVAQGQIASDPAQLAVLPALDRLLADVAAPQKRGLFRKAAQVKGLYLWGGVGRGKSMLMDMLCDALPIAVERIHFHAFMQAVHMGLAQARAAGKADAVVPVADDLAARLRVLALDEMQITDITDAMIVGRLFQRLFEKGVVVVTTSNRAPDALYENGLNRQLFLPFIAQIKAQLDVVELVSPTDHRQGRVQGAARYFTPADLPARAALDQIWADLTDDAAGVAQILRVHGRDVVLPAFAAGVARASFADLCAVALGPADYLAIAAACRVLILDDIPRLGPANHDKAKRFVTLIDTLYEAKVQLFCSAATPPEALYDTGEGQFEFARTASRLREMQDVGWGQQ; translated from the coding sequence ATGAGCCTGAGCCAGATTTACGCGCAGCGTGTCGCCCAAGGGCAGATTGCATCCGACCCCGCCCAACTGGCCGTCCTTCCCGCACTGGATCGTTTGCTGGCCGATGTCGCAGCGCCGCAAAAGCGCGGGCTGTTCCGCAAGGCGGCGCAGGTCAAGGGCCTCTACCTGTGGGGGGGCGTAGGGCGCGGCAAGTCGATGTTGATGGATATGCTGTGCGATGCGCTGCCCATCGCGGTCGAGCGGATACATTTTCACGCCTTTATGCAAGCGGTGCATATGGGGCTGGCGCAGGCGCGCGCGGCGGGCAAGGCCGATGCCGTCGTGCCTGTTGCGGATGATCTGGCCGCCCGCCTGCGCGTTCTGGCGTTAGACGAAATGCAGATCACCGACATCACCGACGCCATGATCGTTGGGCGCTTGTTTCAGCGTCTGTTCGAAAAGGGCGTTGTTGTGGTGACGACATCGAACCGTGCGCCCGATGCGCTTTATGAAAACGGACTGAACCGCCAGCTTTTCTTGCCGTTCATTGCGCAGATCAAAGCGCAGCTGGACGTGGTCGAGTTGGTCAGCCCGACCGACCACAGGCAAGGGCGCGTGCAAGGCGCGGCGCGCTATTTCACCCCAGCTGACCTGCCTGCACGCGCAGCGCTGGATCAGATCTGGGCCGATCTGACGGACGATGCTGCCGGCGTGGCCCAAATCCTGCGTGTGCACGGCCGCGATGTCGTGCTACCGGCCTTTGCCGCTGGGGTGGCCCGCGCCAGTTTTGCCGACCTTTGCGCCGTCGCGCTGGGCCCCGCTGATTATCTGGCCATCGCTGCGGCGTGCCGTGTGTTGATTTTGGACGACATTCCGCGCCTCGGCCCCGCGAACCACGACAAGGCCAAGCGCTTCGTGACCTTGATCGACACCCTTTACGAGGCGAAGGTGCAGCTGTTTTGTAGTGCCGCCACCCCGCCCGAGGCACTCTACGATACCGGCGAAGGGCAATTCGAATTTGCGCGCACCGCCAGCCGTTTGCGCGAAATGCAGGATGTGGGCTGGGGGCAGCAATAA
- a CDS encoding AEC family transporter produces MLDVFYQIIPFFALVILGFGAGRTGFFPAEATAYLTRFVFYFALSALMLRFAATMPILDLLSWPFVLAYLCGTGLVFGAVMLAAKLRGRTLAEMAIEGFTSAVANSTFLGLPLLVTLMGDWVIGPLMTVVVIDYTVFAGLMVVLMSVAGGGRVSWAVVPAIFKGLLRNPMIMALVVGLVISALHIPLAEPVDHFLALLSAAATPGALFALGASLATRPAEKSDAAVWLTGAKLLLHPALVAFMALVVFKVPAGPAHVMIAVAAMPVASSTFILAQQYGVAVQRISTTILLTTFFSIITLPIVMGWVRG; encoded by the coding sequence ATGCTAGACGTGTTTTATCAAATTATCCCCTTTTTCGCCTTGGTGATTCTGGGCTTCGGCGCGGGCCGGACGGGGTTCTTCCCTGCCGAAGCAACTGCCTACCTGACGCGATTCGTGTTCTATTTCGCGCTGTCCGCACTTATGCTGCGTTTTGCCGCGACCATGCCGATACTCGATCTGCTGAGCTGGCCGTTCGTGCTGGCGTATTTGTGCGGAACGGGGTTGGTTTTTGGTGCGGTGATGCTGGCGGCGAAGCTGCGCGGGCGCACACTGGCGGAAATGGCGATTGAAGGGTTCACCTCGGCTGTCGCGAATTCGACCTTTCTCGGGTTGCCGCTGCTGGTGACGCTGATGGGCGACTGGGTCATCGGCCCGCTGATGACGGTCGTGGTCATCGACTACACGGTCTTTGCCGGGCTGATGGTGGTGCTGATGAGCGTGGCCGGCGGCGGGCGCGTCAGCTGGGCCGTCGTTCCTGCCATTTTCAAAGGCTTGCTGCGTAACCCAATGATCATGGCACTGGTTGTGGGCTTGGTGATTTCGGCGCTGCATATCCCCTTGGCCGAACCCGTCGACCACTTTCTGGCGTTGCTGAGCGCGGCGGCGACGCCGGGCGCACTGTTTGCATTGGGGGCATCATTGGCGACGCGGCCTGCTGAAAAGTCCGATGCTGCGGTGTGGCTGACAGGGGCGAAACTGCTGCTGCATCCGGCGCTGGTGGCGTTCATGGCGTTGGTCGTCTTCAAGGTGCCCGCCGGCCCCGCGCATGTGATGATCGCGGTTGCGGCGATGCCGGTGGCTAGCTCGACCTTCATTCTGGCGCAGCAATATGGCGTCGCCGTGCAGCGCATTTCGACCACGATCTTGCTGACCACGTTTTTCAGCATCATCACCTTGCCAATCGTCATGGGGTGGGTGCGCGGATGA